A window of the Narcine bancroftii isolate sNarBan1 chromosome 4, sNarBan1.hap1, whole genome shotgun sequence genome harbors these coding sequences:
- the LOC138760805 gene encoding heterogeneous nuclear ribonucleoprotein L-like isoform X1 — protein sequence MSSANYYESTDYLDECYDSSHHPSKRLKVDDSDTDFDSDDEGRIVGSSDAGDRDRDRDRDRDWDRPRSQYKTAPSPVVHVRALCDSVIEADLVKGVDRFGLVSYVMMLPNKRQALVEFQDLQSAQKCVAYSKRRIVTIAGHPAFFNFSTSQRITRPGGPEDPKHINNVLFLSIQNPLYPITTDVLYTVCNACGPVLRIVIFKKNGIQALVEFDSVQSAQKAKASLNGADIYSGCCTLKIEYAKPTRLNVFKNDSESWDYTNPDLTARDERKRQGQPALLGDHPSTYGGFQANPLALGHRVDSRASNSRPMHLYSSHDYEFAPQGKVIMIYGLNPLKMNCEKVFNLLCLYGNIEKVKFMKSMPDAAMVEMGDEFSVDRAITHLNGVEMFGRRINLCVSKQASIVPSQSYELIDGTDSYHDFTCSRNNRFTNPGQAAKNRIQPPSNVLHFFNAPPCVTEEYFQEVCEECELKPFKTFKTFTGKSDRSLSGLLEWESKNDAVEALTVLNHYQMKNTNGPYPYTLKLCFSTMSHA from the exons gaTAGAGATCGGGATCGTGATAGGGACAGAGATTGGGATCGACCAAGAAGCCAGTACAAGACTGCTCCATCGCCTGTAGTTCATGTCCGCGCTCTCTGTGATTCTGTCATTGAAGCTGATCTGGTAAAAGGAGTTGATCGATTTGGACTTGTCAG CTATGTGATGATGTTGCCAAACAAGCGACAAGCTCTGGTGGAATTCCAAGATTTGCAGAGTGCTCAGAAATGTGTTGCTTATTCTAAACGGCGTATAGTCACTATTGCAGGACATCCTGCTTTCTTCAATTTTTCTACCAGCCAGCGCATCACCCGTCCTGGGGGTCCTGAAGATCCAAAGCACATCAACAACGTTCTTTTCTTGTCTATTCAGAATCCTTTATATCCAATTACAACG GATGTTCTCTACACTGTCTGCAATGCATGTGGCCCAGTTCTGCGTATTGTAATATTCAAGAAGAATGGTATACAAGCTCTGGTTGAAT TTGATTCAGTCCAAAGTGCCCAGAAGGCAAAAGCTTCTCTTAATGGAGCAGACATTTACTCTGGTTGCTGCACATTAAAAATTGAGTATGCAAAG CCTACTCGACTGAATGTTTTCAAGAATGATAGTGAGTCCTGGGACTACACTAATCCTGATTTGACTGCACGAG ATGAACGAAAGCGACAAGGACAACCAGCCCTTCTGGGAGATCATCCCTCAACATATGGGG GTTTTCAAGCAAATCCTTTGGCATTGGGCCACAGAGTAGATTCGCGTGCTTCCAACAGCAGACCTATGCATCTCTACTCTTCTCACGACTATGAGTTTGCTCCCCAAGGGAAGGTTATAATGATATATGGACTTAATCCACTCAAAATGAATTGTGAAAAAGTCTTCAACCTTCTCTGTCTTTATGGCAATATTGAAAAG GTTAAGTTTATGAAAAGCATGCCAGATGCTGCCATGGTTGAAATGGGGGATGAGTTTTCTGTGGATCGAGCTATTACTCATTTAAATGGCGTAGAGATGTTTGGAAGGAGAATTAATTTGTG TGTCTCCAAACAGGCATCAATTGTTCCAAGTCAATCCTATGAGTTGATAGATGGTACTGATAGCTATCATGATTTCACCTGTTCGAGGAATAATCGCTTCACCAATCCAGGACAAGCAGCTAAAAACAGGATCCAACCCCCTTCCAATGTACTTCATTTCTTCAATGCTCCTCCATGTGTAACAGAAGAATACTTCCAAGAG GTTTGTGAAGAGTGTGAACTGAAGCCTTTTAAAACTTTCAAGACTTTTACTGGAAAAT CTGACAGAAGTTTATCTGGCCTGTTGGAGTGGGAGTCAAAAAATGATGCAGTAGAAGCACTGACAGTACTGAATCACTACCAGATGAAAAACACAA atgGTCCATACCCTTACACCTTGAAGCTCTGCTTTTCCACCATGTCACATGCATGA
- the LOC138760805 gene encoding heterogeneous nuclear ribonucleoprotein L-like isoform X2: protein MVKDRDRDRDRDRDWDRPRSQYKTAPSPVVHVRALCDSVIEADLVKGVDRFGLVSYVMMLPNKRQALVEFQDLQSAQKCVAYSKRRIVTIAGHPAFFNFSTSQRITRPGGPEDPKHINNVLFLSIQNPLYPITTDVLYTVCNACGPVLRIVIFKKNGIQALVEFDSVQSAQKAKASLNGADIYSGCCTLKIEYAKPTRLNVFKNDSESWDYTNPDLTARDERKRQGQPALLGDHPSTYGGFQANPLALGHRVDSRASNSRPMHLYSSHDYEFAPQGKVIMIYGLNPLKMNCEKVFNLLCLYGNIEKVKFMKSMPDAAMVEMGDEFSVDRAITHLNGVEMFGRRINLCVSKQASIVPSQSYELIDGTDSYHDFTCSRNNRFTNPGQAAKNRIQPPSNVLHFFNAPPCVTEEYFQEVCEECELKPFKTFKTFTGKSDRSLSGLLEWESKNDAVEALTVLNHYQMKNTNGPYPYTLKLCFSTMSHA from the exons gaTAGAGATCGGGATCGTGATAGGGACAGAGATTGGGATCGACCAAGAAGCCAGTACAAGACTGCTCCATCGCCTGTAGTTCATGTCCGCGCTCTCTGTGATTCTGTCATTGAAGCTGATCTGGTAAAAGGAGTTGATCGATTTGGACTTGTCAG CTATGTGATGATGTTGCCAAACAAGCGACAAGCTCTGGTGGAATTCCAAGATTTGCAGAGTGCTCAGAAATGTGTTGCTTATTCTAAACGGCGTATAGTCACTATTGCAGGACATCCTGCTTTCTTCAATTTTTCTACCAGCCAGCGCATCACCCGTCCTGGGGGTCCTGAAGATCCAAAGCACATCAACAACGTTCTTTTCTTGTCTATTCAGAATCCTTTATATCCAATTACAACG GATGTTCTCTACACTGTCTGCAATGCATGTGGCCCAGTTCTGCGTATTGTAATATTCAAGAAGAATGGTATACAAGCTCTGGTTGAAT TTGATTCAGTCCAAAGTGCCCAGAAGGCAAAAGCTTCTCTTAATGGAGCAGACATTTACTCTGGTTGCTGCACATTAAAAATTGAGTATGCAAAG CCTACTCGACTGAATGTTTTCAAGAATGATAGTGAGTCCTGGGACTACACTAATCCTGATTTGACTGCACGAG ATGAACGAAAGCGACAAGGACAACCAGCCCTTCTGGGAGATCATCCCTCAACATATGGGG GTTTTCAAGCAAATCCTTTGGCATTGGGCCACAGAGTAGATTCGCGTGCTTCCAACAGCAGACCTATGCATCTCTACTCTTCTCACGACTATGAGTTTGCTCCCCAAGGGAAGGTTATAATGATATATGGACTTAATCCACTCAAAATGAATTGTGAAAAAGTCTTCAACCTTCTCTGTCTTTATGGCAATATTGAAAAG GTTAAGTTTATGAAAAGCATGCCAGATGCTGCCATGGTTGAAATGGGGGATGAGTTTTCTGTGGATCGAGCTATTACTCATTTAAATGGCGTAGAGATGTTTGGAAGGAGAATTAATTTGTG TGTCTCCAAACAGGCATCAATTGTTCCAAGTCAATCCTATGAGTTGATAGATGGTACTGATAGCTATCATGATTTCACCTGTTCGAGGAATAATCGCTTCACCAATCCAGGACAAGCAGCTAAAAACAGGATCCAACCCCCTTCCAATGTACTTCATTTCTTCAATGCTCCTCCATGTGTAACAGAAGAATACTTCCAAGAG GTTTGTGAAGAGTGTGAACTGAAGCCTTTTAAAACTTTCAAGACTTTTACTGGAAAAT CTGACAGAAGTTTATCTGGCCTGTTGGAGTGGGAGTCAAAAAATGATGCAGTAGAAGCACTGACAGTACTGAATCACTACCAGATGAAAAACACAA atgGTCCATACCCTTACACCTTGAAGCTCTGCTTTTCCACCATGTCACATGCATGA